In Levilactobacillus brevis, a single genomic region encodes these proteins:
- a CDS encoding NAD(P)H-dependent oxidoreductase — translation MKTIVYAHPYEGSLNHAILERMTAYFTKTKQAYQVIDLYRDGFDPRYSKEELRLFSRGETPYQLVKDYQQMISQSDELLFITPIWWHQLPAELKGFFDKVMLKGFAYEEDSGWRGLLTYIHKATVITTATYSKAYFQQHSGDPIQSNLIDRTFADIGIDPQKSQWIHLGEANTTTDAVRHRFLADLPDLYLHGQV, via the coding sequence GTGAAAACCATCGTGTATGCTCACCCCTATGAAGGCAGTTTGAACCACGCCATTTTGGAACGAATGACCGCGTATTTTACGAAAACAAAACAGGCTTATCAAGTCATTGATCTTTACCGAGATGGGTTCGATCCCCGTTATTCTAAAGAGGAATTACGGTTGTTTAGTCGGGGCGAGACGCCTTACCAGTTAGTGAAAGACTATCAACAGATGATTAGTCAATCCGATGAGCTACTTTTTATCACGCCAATCTGGTGGCATCAGCTTCCCGCTGAACTGAAGGGATTCTTCGATAAAGTCATGTTGAAAGGTTTTGCCTACGAAGAAGATTCAGGCTGGCGGGGGTTATTGACCTACATTCACAAGGCGACGGTCATTACGACAGCAACCTATTCAAAGGCCTATTTTCAGCAGCACTCGGGCGATCCGATCCAAAGTAATCTGATCGATCGGACCTTTGCCGATATTGGCATTGATCCGCAGAAGTCTCAGTGGATTCATCTGGGAGAAGCGAATACCACAACCGATGCAGTTCGTCATCGGTTCTTGGCAGATTTGCCAGATCTGTATCTGCATGGACAGGTGTGA
- a CDS encoding glucose 1-dehydrogenase, which yields MAHRLDGKVAIVTGGTLGIGLAIAHRFVEEGAKVMITGRHADVGEKAAKSIGTPDVIQFFKQDVAEESSWNQVFDATEQAFGQVTTVVNNAGIGLTGLIEDTTTEDWHKLLSVNLDGVFFGTRLGIQRMKNKHLGASIINVSSIEGLIGDANAGSYNASKGGVRLMSKSAALDCALNDYDVRVNTVHPGYIKTPMVEAVPEVEAAMADRTKTPMGHLGEPDDIAYICIYLASNESKFATGAEFVVDGGYTAQ from the coding sequence ATGGCACATCGTTTAGACGGAAAAGTTGCAATCGTCACGGGTGGAACACTTGGCATTGGTTTGGCCATCGCTCATCGGTTTGTGGAAGAAGGCGCAAAGGTTATGATTACCGGGCGTCACGCTGACGTTGGTGAAAAAGCGGCCAAGTCGATCGGCACCCCGGACGTCATCCAATTCTTTAAGCAAGACGTTGCCGAAGAATCCAGCTGGAATCAAGTCTTTGATGCCACTGAACAAGCATTTGGCCAAGTCACGACCGTAGTCAACAACGCTGGCATTGGCCTGACTGGTCTCATTGAAGACACGACTACTGAGGATTGGCACAAGTTGCTCTCGGTCAACCTGGATGGCGTCTTCTTTGGCACCCGGCTGGGCATTCAGCGGATGAAGAACAAGCATTTGGGTGCTTCCATCATTAACGTTTCCTCCATCGAAGGGTTGATTGGTGACGCCAATGCCGGTTCATACAACGCATCTAAGGGTGGCGTGCGGTTGATGTCTAAGTCTGCCGCACTGGATTGTGCCCTGAACGACTACGACGTCCGGGTCAACACCGTTCACCCCGGCTACATCAAGACACCGATGGTCGAAGCCGTACCAGAGGTTGAAGCAGCCATGGCCGACCGGACCAAGACGCCAATGGGCCACTTAGGTGAGCCCGACGACATCGCCTACATCTGTATCTACCTGGCCTCCAACGAATCGAAGTTCGCCACTGGCGCTGAATTCGTGGTTGATGGTGGCTACACGGCACAATAA
- a CDS encoding tyrosine-protein phosphatase — protein MNKRVSTLVTALLLTTTLGWQQPLSTLTASAKTTTTRTTKHKAKKAKSTSEHIKLQGASNARDLGGYVNSKGQKIKAHRLIRSNSLSTLSKSDQKKLVKTYHVATDVDLRTVMEQQKSPDVKMKGVKLVKANVFKSFGAFPDFSKKGAADKMMEKSYHDAITTAQGRKAYKSLFHQLLKNPKNKAVLWHCSAGKDRAGMGTVLVLSALNFNKKAIAKDYLKSNTYLTQTNKENLKHQEAGWKAHGKTLTPTVVANFKAQNGVKMAYLNTMYKAVNTKYGNMNNFLHKGLGLTNTQLKQLRANYLTTAK, from the coding sequence ATGAATAAACGTGTTAGCACCTTAGTGACCGCTCTACTGTTGACCACCACCCTCGGTTGGCAACAACCCCTGTCCACCCTCACGGCCTCGGCGAAGACCACGACGACGCGGACGACCAAGCATAAGGCTAAGAAGGCCAAATCAACGTCAGAACATATCAAGTTGCAGGGGGCGTCCAACGCTCGTGACTTGGGCGGTTACGTGAACAGCAAGGGCCAAAAGATCAAGGCTCACCGTTTAATCCGCTCCAACAGCCTCTCTACTCTGTCAAAGTCCGACCAAAAGAAACTGGTCAAGACCTACCACGTGGCAACGGACGTTGATCTGCGGACCGTGATGGAACAACAAAAGAGTCCCGATGTGAAGATGAAGGGCGTTAAGCTGGTCAAAGCCAATGTCTTCAAGTCCTTCGGTGCCTTTCCTGACTTTTCCAAGAAGGGCGCTGCCGATAAGATGATGGAGAAATCCTACCACGATGCCATCACCACGGCTCAAGGGCGTAAGGCTTACAAGTCCCTGTTTCACCAATTACTGAAGAACCCTAAGAATAAGGCCGTCCTCTGGCACTGTTCCGCCGGTAAAGATCGTGCCGGTATGGGGACCGTCCTCGTCCTCTCCGCCCTCAACTTCAACAAGAAGGCCATCGCCAAGGATTATCTGAAGTCCAATACATACTTGACGCAGACCAACAAAGAAAACCTGAAGCACCAAGAAGCCGGCTGGAAGGCACACGGTAAGACGTTAACGCCAACCGTTGTGGCGAACTTCAAGGCTCAAAACGGCGTTAAGATGGCTTACCTGAACACGATGTACAAGGCCGTCAACACGAAGTACGGGAACATGAATAACTTCTTACACAAAGGGCTAGGCTTAACCAACACCCAGCTGAAGCAACTGCGCGCCAATTATTTAACTACAGCAAAATAG
- a CDS encoding N-acetyltransferase: MTYLETTDSVTGKYLAIREEQPADWQTVEMMTRAAFWNLYAPGCVEHYLAHQLRDHADFIQDLDLVITLDDQIVGNIMYTRATLTDESGHVKPILTFGPLSVRPGFQRRGYGKRLIQASFSLARKMGFDTVVIFGMPANYVARGFRCCADCHVSLADGQYPTAMLVKELTPDCLAQHHWVYQESPAMNVDMAAVEQFDQSLPPLQKKWQPSQEEFNIVSRSMIQPAD, encoded by the coding sequence ATGACTTATTTAGAGACAACTGATTCAGTAACAGGCAAGTACCTAGCCATTCGCGAGGAACAACCAGCCGATTGGCAGACGGTAGAAATGATGACGCGCGCAGCGTTTTGGAATCTGTACGCACCCGGTTGCGTGGAGCACTACCTCGCACACCAATTACGAGACCACGCTGACTTCATTCAAGACTTGGATCTGGTGATTACATTGGATGATCAGATTGTGGGCAACATCATGTATACGCGGGCAACGTTAACCGATGAGTCGGGGCACGTTAAGCCGATCCTCACTTTTGGACCGCTGAGTGTACGGCCGGGGTTTCAACGACGCGGGTACGGCAAGCGTCTCATTCAGGCGTCCTTTAGTCTGGCGCGGAAGATGGGCTTCGATACGGTGGTCATCTTCGGAATGCCGGCCAACTATGTGGCACGCGGCTTTCGATGTTGTGCGGATTGTCACGTGTCACTAGCCGACGGTCAGTACCCAACCGCTATGTTAGTGAAAGAACTGACGCCTGATTGCTTGGCTCAACATCACTGGGTCTATCAAGAGAGTCCGGCGATGAATGTTGATATGGCGGCGGTCGAGCAATTCGACCAGTCGTTACCGCCGCTACAGAAGAAGTGGCAACCGAGTCAGGAAGAATTTAATATTGTGAGTCGCTCAATGATTCAGCCAGCCGACTAG